One window of Papaver somniferum cultivar HN1 chromosome 9, ASM357369v1, whole genome shotgun sequence genomic DNA carries:
- the LOC113309064 gene encoding lysM domain receptor-like kinase 3 isoform X2, producing the protein MCKTKMNVKEPIPLSSRKSYQKSSSLPSTSSTSNPSTSTTSNAFSSDNNHTNTSSESRTSRSSLKSLKDSLPETTHIYDFSEIRKATNNFLAKRFSSSSSSSSASVWKCLIRGKDVIIFQRKFHRSIDSSKLRERLTAICKSHHISLIKLLGASVSGDYIYLVYEYVNGGNLRDCLRNSRNPEFTVLSTWMSRMQITADVAQGIEYIHHFSGLDLALVHNHIKSSSVIVTEPSFNAKICHFGTSELCGEISENREVIQSSVGEIQEEIQSLPSSSKMRRSKSVKFTGTNGYMSPEYQRSGIATQKSDVYAFGVVILELLSGEEPVKFKLDQGSGQYRSVSVIETAKEAIESEDFEKIRRWIDRRLKDSFPVDIAERLTRVALECVHAEADKRPDMRRVSGKISKLYLESMKWKDKMGTPMDFTMSLVAR; encoded by the coding sequence ATGTGCAAAACCAAAATGAATGTAAAAGAACCAATCCCACTTTCATCAAGAAAATCCTATCAAAAATCTAGTTCATTACCATCAACTTCATCAACTAGTAATCCATCAACTTCTACTACTAGTAACGCATTCTCAAGTGACAACAATCACACAAATACATCATCAGAATCAAGAACTTCGCGATCTTCACTAAAGAGTCTAAAAGATTCATTACCGGAAACCACACATATATACGATTTCTCAGAAATCCGTAAGGCAACAAACAATTTCTTAGCGAAACGATTCTCATCGTCTTCGTCTTCGTCGTCGGCCTCAGTTTGGAAATGTTTGATTAGAGGTAAAGATGTGATTATATTTCAACGTAAATTTCATCGTTCGATTGATTCGTCGAAACTCCGTGAACGGTTAACGGCGATTTGTAAGAGTCATCATATTAGTTTGATTAAGTTGTTAGGTGCTTCGGTTTCTGGGGATTACATTTATTTAGTGTATGAGTATGTTAATGGTGGTAATCTTAGAGATTGTCTTCGAAATAGTAGAAATCCGGAGTTTACTGTGTTGTCTACATGGATGTCTAGAATGCAGATTACTGCTGATGTTGCTCAAGGAATTGAGTACATTCATCATTTCTCTGGGTTGGATTTGGCATTAGTCCATAATCATATCAAAAGTAGTAGTGTAATTGTCACGGAGCCTTCGTTTAATGCGAAAATATGTCATTTCGGAACGTCGGAGCTTTGTGGAGAAATTAGTGAAAATAGAGAAGTAATTCAATCGTCTGTGGGTGAAATACAAGAAGAGATTCAGTCTCTGCCGTCGTCTTCGAAAATGAGAAGGTCGAAGAGTGTGAAGTTTACAGGGACTAACGGTTATATGTCACCGGAGTATCAACGGAGTGGAATAGCAACACAAAAGTCAGATGTGTATGCATTTGGTGTAGTGATTTTAGAACTATTGTCAGGTGAAGAACCAGTAAAGTTCAAGCTTGATCAAGGGAGTGGGCAGTATAGAagtgtttcagtgattgaaacagCTAAGGAAGCAATTGAATCGGAGGATTTTGAGAAAATTAGGAGATGGATTGATAGAAGATTGAAGGATTCATTTCCTGTGGACATTGCTGAGAGATTAACTCGTGTAGCGTTAGAATGTGTACATGCTGAAGCCGATAAGCGTCCGGATATGAGACGTGTCTCAGGTAAGATTTCGAAGCTTTATTTGGAGTCTATGAAATGGAAAGATAAGATGGGCACTCCTATGGATTTTACTATGTCATTGGTAGCTCGCTAG
- the LOC113309064 gene encoding PTI1-like tyrosine-protein kinase 1 isoform X1 → MCKTKMNVKEPIPLSSRKSYQKSSSLPSTSSTSNPSTSTTSNAFSSDNNHTNTSSESRTSRSSLKSLKDSLPETTHIYDFSEIRKATNNFLAKRFSSSSSSSSASVWKCLIRGKDVIIFQRKFHRSIDSSKLRERLTAICKSHHISLIKLLGASVSGDYIYLVYEYVNGGNLRDCLRNSRNPEFTVLSTWMSRMQITADVAQGIEYIHHFSGLDLALVHNHIKSSSVIVTEPSFNAKICHFGTSELCGEISENREVIQSSVGEIQEEIQSLPSSSKMRRSKSVKFTGTNGYMSPEYQRSGIATQKSDVYAFGVVILELLSGEEPVKFKLDQGSGQYRSVSVIETAKEAIESEDFEKIRRWIDRRLKDSFPVDIAERLTRVALECVHAEADKRPDMRRVSVDIILSVNFKPRPRKISSEKFGVFCSCNEQW, encoded by the exons ATGTGCAAAACCAAAATGAATGTAAAAGAACCAATCCCACTTTCATCAAGAAAATCCTATCAAAAATCTAGTTCATTACCATCAACTTCATCAACTAGTAATCCATCAACTTCTACTACTAGTAACGCATTCTCAAGTGACAACAATCACACAAATACATCATCAGAATCAAGAACTTCGCGATCTTCACTAAAGAGTCTAAAAGATTCATTACCGGAAACCACACATATATACGATTTCTCAGAAATCCGTAAGGCAACAAACAATTTCTTAGCGAAACGATTCTCATCGTCTTCGTCTTCGTCGTCGGCCTCAGTTTGGAAATGTTTGATTAGAGGTAAAGATGTGATTATATTTCAACGTAAATTTCATCGTTCGATTGATTCGTCGAAACTCCGTGAACGGTTAACGGCGATTTGTAAGAGTCATCATATTAGTTTGATTAAGTTGTTAGGTGCTTCGGTTTCTGGGGATTACATTTATTTAGTGTATGAGTATGTTAATGGTGGTAATCTTAGAGATTGTCTTCGAAATAGTAGAAATCCGGAGTTTACTGTGTTGTCTACATGGATGTCTAGAATGCAGATTACTGCTGATGTTGCTCAAGGAATTGAGTACATTCATCATTTCTCTGGGTTGGATTTGGCATTAGTCCATAATCATATCAAAAGTAGTAGTGTAATTGTCACGGAGCCTTCGTTTAATGCGAAAATATGTCATTTCGGAACGTCGGAGCTTTGTGGAGAAATTAGTGAAAATAGAGAAGTAATTCAATCGTCTGTGGGTGAAATACAAGAAGAGATTCAGTCTCTGCCGTCGTCTTCGAAAATGAGAAGGTCGAAGAGTGTGAAGTTTACAGGGACTAACGGTTATATGTCACCGGAGTATCAACGGAGTGGAATAGCAACACAAAAGTCAGATGTGTATGCATTTGGTGTAGTGATTTTAGAACTATTGTCAGGTGAAGAACCAGTAAAGTTCAAGCTTGATCAAGGGAGTGGGCAGTATAGAagtgtttcagtgattgaaacagCTAAGGAAGCAATTGAATCGGAGGATTTTGAGAAAATTAGGAGATGGATTGATAGAAGATTGAAGGATTCATTTCCTGTGGACATTGCTGAGAGATTAACTCGTGTAGCGTTAGAATGTGTACATGCTGAAGCCGATAAGCGTCCGGATATGAGACGTGTCTCAG TGGATATAATTTTGTCCGTTAACTTCAAACCACGTCCCAGAAAGATTTCGTCGGAAAAATTTGGAGTTTTTTGTTCCTGCAATGAACAGTGGTAG
- the LOC113313211 gene encoding uncharacterized protein LOC113313211: MLGNWEENGKSWTMIENSSMPASGEVVAGGITYNNSLVEGDGICDPASEDEITEIKDLLAEPESVKISMDALLYCNNEYLEKCLGTGDVLGPAHQNNHLKSYTGTMQSDIPLYHNGLVNANGVREEDLHVTGGLSSASNELILDTKYIARFPNLEYTCEGLHSVTCSPDLSGRVSDSSEALDLSAGTMNLVPESTSDQNVLKLTTHELQLAYRGIFCLETAVKDRDWLFSRISLGLQNFIMENGPGFLERETFSMECEDTHLKCSNDSHGTNSSFESCSPGLSEWVADGAQALDLSAGTVNPVPVSTSDQNVLILDNLTTHELHLAYRGIFGLETTVKDRKWLLSRISLGLQNFIETENGPAFLEREISFTQREDMHLKCSDDSHGKNSSFENSPGLSERATDAAEAINLSAATINSVPESTSDQYALLFDNMTIHELHQAFRSTFGLETTVEDRKWLISRISLGMQKFIEAEDCSGFLESRVSSAKHEDMHLRCNNDSHGTNSSKSCSSGLSERVTDGAETLDLSAGTIPVSESTSDQNGHLLDKLTTQELQYAFKSTFDLETTVKDRKWLINRILIGLQNFVEMENVSGFSEREISSTNHVDVQLRCSNDSLGNDSSFVDTKNVSGFSEREVSSMKHVDMHVRCSDDSLGTDSSFASVVCNWAKPLCSSQTEKVTSLDVYRTSHSKVNDTGFGLMSWRNGGAVKKRKRSRKPTRGFIEASDLKSRYCIEKLEIRITSSKDKLNELSNQNLLNGVVDLASNCKQDTSGDSDSRVTCGRRKAKRFAKKNTSVRVHEHDPAGDNKNDRSCCDPEHSSDLESSHTEWKDDMSESDDCTTVSTRKDPSRRKNHRVWTLSEVMKLIEGVSQHGVGRWTEIKWLLFPSSAHRTAVDLKDKWRNLLKASGAKLKNRRKEYIGKKGSQPIPESALKRVKELAIIHPYPRPFQSKHTSSRTPKLVNTALRSPSNHTATSSDTTDCRRGRTTRRKSIT; the protein is encoded by the exons ATGCTGGGAAATTGGGAAGAAAATGGCAAAAGTTGGACCATGATAGAGAACAGTTCCATGCCTGCTTCGGGCGAGGTGGTGGCAGGAGGAATTACTTATAACAATTCCCTG GTTGAAGGAGATGGAATTTGTGATCCTGCTTCAGAAGATGAAATAACTGAAATAAAGGATTTGCTAGCAGAGCCAGAAAGTGTCAAAATATCAATGGATGCGCTACTGTATTGCAACAATGAATATTTGGAGAAATGCTTAGGAACTGGAGATGTTTTAGGTCCCGCTCATCAGAACAATCATTTAAAATCTTATACTG GTACAATGCAGTCCGATATTCCTCTATATCATAACGGTTTAGTGAATGCCAAT GGAGTTAGAGAGGAAGATCTTCATGTAACAGGTGGCCTATCAAGTGCTTCCAATGAACTCATTTTAG ATACGAAATATATTGCTAGATTTCCCAATTTGGAGTACACATGCGAAGGACTCCATTCAGTAACTTGCTCTCCAGACTTGAGTGGGCGGGTCAGTGATAGTTCTGAAGCATTAGATTTATCAGCTGGTACAATGAATCTAGTGCCTGAATCTACATCAGATCAAAATGTTCTCAAGCTGACCACTCATGAACTGCAGCTGGCCTACAGGGGCATATTTTGTCTGGAGACCGCTGTTAAGGACAGGGATTGGCTTTTTAGTCGTATCTCACTTGGTTTGCAGAACTTTATAATGGAGAATGGTCCGGGCTTCTTGGAAAGGGAAACATTTTCTATGGAGTGTGAAGACACGCATTTGAAATGTAGTAATGATTCTCATGGAACGAATTCCTCCTTTGAGAGTTGTTCTCCAGGCCTGAGCGAGTGGGTCGCCGATGGTGCTCAAGCTTTAGATTTATCTGCTGGTACAGTTAATCCAGTGCCTGTATCTACATCAGATCAAAATGTTCTCATACTTGACAATCTAACCACTCATGAACTGCACCTGGCCTACAGGGGCATATTTGGTCTCGAGACCACTGTTAAGGACAGGAAGTGGCTCCTTAGTCGTATTTCACTTGGTTTGCAAAACTTTATCGAAACGGAGAATGGTCCGGCCTTCTTGGAAAGGGAAATATCCTTCACCCAACGAGAAGACATGCATTTGAAATGTAGTGATGATTCTCATGGAAAGAATTCCTCCTTTGAGAATTCTCCAGGCTTGAGTGAGCGGGCCACTGATGCTGCTGAAGCAATAAATTTATCAGCTGCTACAATTAATTCAGTGCCTGAATCTACATCGGATCAATATGCTCTCTTATTTGACAACATGACCATTCATGAACTACACCAGGCCTTCAGAAGCACATTTGGTCTCGAGACCACTGTTGAAGACAGGAAATGGCTTATTAGCCGTATCTCACTTGGTATGCAGAAGTTTATCGAAGCGGAGGATTGTTCGGGCTTCTTGGAAAGCAGAGTATCTTCTGCAAAACATGAAGACATGCATTTGAGATGTAATAATGATTCTCATGGAACTAATTCCTCCAAGAGCTGCTCTTCAGGCTTGAGTGAGCGAGTCACTGATGGTGCTGAAACCTTAGATTTATCAGCTGGTACAATTCCAGTGTCTGAATCTACGTCAGATCAGAACGGTCACTTACTTGACAAGCTGACCACCCAGGAACTACAGTATGCTTTTAAGAGCACATTTGATCTTGAAACCACCGTTAAGGACAGGAAGTGGCTTATTAACCGTATCTTAATTGGTTTGCAGAACTTCGTTGAAATGGAAAATGTTTCGGGCTTCTCGGAAAGGGAAATATCTTCTACGAATCATGTGGACGTGCAATTGAGATGTAGTAATGATTCCCTTGGAAATGATTCATCCTTTGTTGATACGAAAAATGTTTCAGGCTTCTCGGAAAGGGAAGTATCATCTATGAAACACGTAGACATGCATGTGAGATGTAGTGATGATTCCCTTGGAACTGATTCCTCTTTTGCAAGTGTAGTTTGTAACTGGGCTAAACCACTGTGCTCGAGTCAAACAGAAAAGGTTACTAGTCTGGATGTTTATAGAACCAGTCATTCCAAGGTCAACGATACTGGATTTGGATTAATGAGTTGGAGAAATGGAGGAGCAGTTAAGAAGCGGAAGAGATCACGTAAGCCTACCCGGGGATTCATCGAAGCATCAGATTTGAAATCAAGATATTGTATTGAGAAGTTGGAGATTCGCATTACAAGCTCAAAGGATAAGTTGAATGAACTGAGCAATCAGAACCTTTTAAACGGAGTTGTTGACTTGGCATCCAACTGTAAACAGGACACTTCTGGTGATTCAGATAGTCGGGTAACATGTGGTCGTCGGAAGGCTAAGAGGTTTGCGAAGAAAAATACCTCTGTTCGG GTGCATGAGCATGACCCTGCTGGGGACAACAAAAATGACAGGTCATGCTGTGATCCTGAACACAGTTCTGACTTGGAATCATCTCACACAGAATGGAAGGATGACATGTCGGAGTCGGATGACTGCACGACAGTAAGCACTAGAAAGGATCCGAGTCGGAGGAAGAATCACAGAGTATGGACTCTATCTGAAGTGATGAAACTGATTGAGGGTGTTTCTCAGCACGGAGTTGGAAGGTGGACCGAGATTAAGTGGCTCTTGTTCCCATCATCTGCTCATCGCACTGCTGTTGATCTTAAG GACAAATGGCGTAATCTCCTAAAGGCTAGTGGAGCCAAATTGAAGAACAGAAGAAAG GAGTACATAGGGAAGAAGGGGTCACAGCCGATACCTGAGTCAGCTCTAAAACGTGTCAAGGAACTGGCCATCATCCATCCGTACCCAAGGCCGTTCCAATCCAAGCACACATCTAGTAGGACACCCAAGCTCGTAAATACAGCACTACGGTCCCCCTCAAATCACACTGCTACTAGTAGTGATACCACTGACTGCCGCAGAGGAAGAACTACACGCAGGAAGAGTATTACGTGA
- the LOC113308328 gene encoding translin-like: MKSSALRNGVITLFHSLNPNSYKTIPFRKLISANKSSLPSLPTSYPQKFRFFCSSMAQSGDSVYSSSSVEKQFEGFRSTLEDSGKLRERIKAVAGEIESAARFMHSGLLLVHQSRPVPEVLERAKSQIEVLKGLYSKLAEILQECPEQYYRFHGEWRSETQTAVSLIVLLHWLETGDLLMHKETEAKLGLGSSEFGLDIEDYLTGVCFMTNELPRYVVNQVTAGDYDCPRKVLNFLTELHAAFRMLNLRNDLLRRKFDGMKYDLRKVEEVYYDVKIRGLTANGDPGVQG; encoded by the exons ATGAAGAGTAGTGCACTGCGAAACGGAGTTATCACTCTTTTTCACTCGCTAAACCCTAACTCCTACAAAACAATCCCATTTCGTAAACTCATCTCCGCTAACAAATCTTCCCTCCCGTCACTCCCTACTTCTTACCCCCAGAAGTTTCGATTCTTTTGTTCTTCGATGGCCCAAAGTGGAGATTCtgtatattcttcttcatcagttGAGAAACAATTTGAAGGGTTTCGTTCAACACTTGAAGATTCTGGTAAATTGAGAGAAAGAATTAAAGCTGTTGCTGGAGAAATCGAATCAGCTGCTCGGTTTATGCATTCTGGTCTGCTTTTGGTCCATCAATCTCGACCTGTTCCAG AGGTTTTGGAGAGGGCTAAATCACAGATTGAGGTTCTGAAGGGACTTTACAGTAAACTTGCTGAAATTCTTCAAGAATGTCCTGAGCAGTATTATAG GTTTCATGGAGAATGGAGGAGTGAAACCCAGACTGCGGTTTCATTGATTGTGCTTCTGCATTGGTTAGAAACTGGAGATCTCCTTATGCATAAAGAAACTGAGGCAAAACTTGGAT TGGGTTCTTCAGAGTTTGGTCTTGATATTGAAGATTATCTCACAG GGGTATGCTTCATGACTAATGAGTTG CCGCGTTACGTGGTAAACCAAGTCACTGCTGGGGATTATGATTGCCCAAGGAAGGTGTTGAATTTCTTAACAGAGCTACATGCTGCCTTCCGTATGCTCAATCTCCGCAATGATCTTTTGCGCAGGAAGTTTGACG GGATGAAGTATGATCTTAGGAAAGTTGAAGAAGTATACTACGACGTTAAGATCCGAGGCTTGACTGCAAATGGGGATCCGGGTGTCCAAGGATAG